Below is a window of Luteolibacter rhizosphaerae DNA.
TGTGGCTCATCGGCTCGGTTTTCTTCGTCTTGGCAGCCATCGGCGGCCTATTTGCGACCGGGGCATCCGAGATCGCAGGAGCAGCGATGGGGATTTCGGGCCTCCTCTTGCTGCTCGGGATCTTAGGTTTCTGGGTGGCCTTCGGCATCCGCAGGCTGAACCCCGCGGCTCGCATCGTTGGCGGGATTCTGACCGGCATCAGCGTGGTGCTCTCAATCTTCTCACTGCCCCAGAGTGTTATCGGCCTCCTGATCAATGCTTACATCCTGAGCATCCTCTTCTCCAAGAAGGGCAGCATGGTCTTCAGCCCGAGCTATAAGGACATCATCGCCGTCACGCCCCACATCAGATACCGGACACCGCTGATCGTCTGGATCATTCTCGGGCTCTTTGTCCTCTTGATCGTTGGCGGACTTGCGGCGGCTTTCTTCATGAGCCCGAGCGGAGGGATCTGATCCGGCAAGGATTCACGAATATCCCCTATCCACCCCGACAGGTCCGGTACAAGCTTGGTGCCGACATGGAGTTCAACGCCGTCGCCATCCTGATCCTCGTGGCCCTCTTCGCCCTGTGGAAGCTGGATTTCATCGCCACCCTGCTCAACCTCAAGGCGCTGTCTCCGGACCTTCCGAAGGAGTTCACCGACGTTTTCGACGCCGAGCGCTACGCCAAGTCCCAAGCCTACACCCGCGAGTCGGCCCGCTTCGAGATCATCCACTCGATCTTCTCGCTGACGGTCCTGTTGGTTTTCTGGACCCTCGGCGGCTTCGGCTGGTTGGATGGGTTTTCGCGCGGGCTGGTATCCGGGGAGATCCCGGCCGGATTGCTTTTCCTCGGGCTGCTCTTCATCGGGCACACCCTCATTCACCTCCCTTTCTCCATCTACGACACTTTCGTGATCGAGGAGAAGTTCGGCTTCAACAAGACCACTCCGAAGACCTTCGTCATCGATCAGATCAAGGGCCTCGTACTTGCCGCTCTGTTAGGCCTGCCACTCGCCGCTGGCATCCTGTGGATCTTCGGGAATGTCTCGAACGCCTGGCTCTGGGCCTGGGGCTTCTTCGTCACCTTCCAACTCTTTCTCACCTGGCTGGCGCCCACTCTGATCCTGCCCTTGTTCAACAAGTTTACCCCCATGGCCGATGGTCCGCTGCGCCAGGCGATCGAGGCGATGGCCCGCAAGTGCGGATTCCCGCTCGGAGAGATCTCCGTGATGGACGGATCGAAGCGCTCGACCAAGGCGAACGCATTCTTCACCGGCTTCGGCAAGAACAAGAAGATCGCCCTTTACGACACCTTGATCGAGGAGCAGACGCAGGACGAACTCGTCGCCGTGCTCGCCCATGAGATCGGCCACTTCAAGCTGAAGCATATCGTTCAGCGCCTCGCCGTATCGATCCTGCAGGCGGCGGTGCTCGTCTACCTGCTGGGATTAGTGATCGGTGGTGGAGCCTTCTCCCGGGAGCTCTTCGATGCCTTCGGAGTCGAGCAGATCTCACCCCATGTCGGTCTGGTGCTCTTCGGTATCCTCTTCGCGCCTGCCAGCCGCCTGCTCGGCATCGCGGCCAACGCATGGTCCCGCAAGCATGAGTTCGAAGCCGATGCCTTCGCCGCAAAGGCGACAGGTGAATCCGAATCTCTCGTATCCGCCCTCAAAAAACTCTCCGCGAAGAATCTCTCGAATCTCACCCCCCACCCCTTCCGGGTTTTCCTCGATCATTCCCATCCGCCGGTGCTGGTGCGAATCCATGCCCTCCGTTCGCTTCCGTTTGGAACCTGATACCTAGCAATTCGTAAGCTCCTCTTTCATGTACTCCGCCGATCCTACCCGCTACAATGGCCGTATGCCGTACCGCCGCTGCGGTGACTCAGGACTGCTGCTGCCCCAGATTTCCCTCGGCTGCTGGCATAACTTCGGCCACGTCGACGATCAGATCGAGGCCCGCGCGATCCTGCGCCGCGCCTTTGATCGGGGCATCACCCACTTCGATCTGGCCAACAACTATGGTCCGCCTCCTGGCAGTGCGGAGGAGAACGTCGGCCGCATCCTGTCGGAGGACTTCGCCGCCCACCGCGACGAGCTCATCATCTCCTCGAAGGCCGGCCACGACATGTGGCAGGGTCCCTACGGCGAATGGGGTTCGCGCAAGCACCTGCTTTCCTCACTCGACCAGTCGCTCAAGCGCCTGCGTCTCGACTACGTGGACATCTTCTACTCCCACCGTCCGGACCCGAACACGAACCTGGAGGAGACGATGTCCGCCCTTGCGACCGCGGTGCAATCCGGCCGGGCGCTCTACGTGGGGATCTCCAAGTATCCGCTGAAGATGCTCAAAAAGGCGGTGAAGATCCTGAAGGACATGGGTGTCCGCTGCCTGATCTATCAACCGCCCTACTCAATCCTGAACCGCTGGCCGGAAGCCGAAGGCATCCACGAATGGCTCGAAGACAAGGGCATCGGTTCGATCGTTTTCAGCCCCTTGGCGCAAGGGATGCTCACGAACAAGTATGTCGACGGCATCCCGGAAGGATCCCGTGCCGCACGTTCCGAGGGCTTCCTCCAGACCGCCCAAGTGGAGGCCCAACGCGAAAAGCTCCGTGCGCTCCATCAACTCGCCAGCGAGCGTGGTCTGAGCCTCCAGCACCTGGCCCTGCGCTGGGCGCTCGATCAGCAGGGAGTCACCTCCGCGATCATCGGCGCCCGCACCGTCGCCCAATTGGATGACTCCCTCGCCGCCATGGCCGCCCCCGAACTTGATCGGGAAGCTCTCGAGCTGATCGACTCCATCTCCCCCGCGGTGAAGAAGGAGGACGCCGAAGGCTAGGCAGAATGAAGAATGCGGAATTCCCGAATGCCGAATGACTTGCGAAGAGTAAAGGTGCGGAGCGCGCACCGGCTTCATGTTCGACTCCCGGCATCCGGGGATTCATCATCCGACACTTTCTCGGAACAAGTCCCGAAGATCATCCTCGCTGGCACCCGCAGAAACACCCATTTGACAGGGGGATATTGCCCCCTATTTTCGCGGAACCCCGATGGGCCAACCAACCGACCTCGACCCCGTTTTCCGCTCCCATGCACCAGGCTACTGGCCGGCGGAGGCGATGACCGAATGGCACGATGCCACCTGGCAGCTCAAGAACCGTGTTTCCTCGCTGTCTGCCCTTGAAGCCCGCATCGACCTCACGGACGAGGAGAGAGCTGGCGTTCTGCTCGCTGGCAACAAGCTGGCGATGTCGATCACTCCGCATTTCTTCAATCTGATCGATCCAAACGATCCGAACTGCCCGATCCGACGACAGGTCATCCCGAGGATGGAAGAAGGCTGGGATGCTCCCGAGGAAATGGCTGACCCCTGCGGGGAAGACTCCCACATGCCGGTGCCCGGTCTCGTGCACCGCTATCCGGACCGCGTGCTCTTCCTCGTCACGGACCGCTGCGCGTCCTACTGCCGCTACTGCACACGCTCGCGGGTGGTTTCCGGAGTAGGCGAGCAGCACTTGGAGACGCAATGGGAAGCCGCTTTCAAATACCTAGAAGAGCACACTGGGGTCCGCGATGTCCTGCTCTCCGGTGGTGATCCCCTCCTCTTCTCGGACGCGAAGCTGGAGAAGATCCTCAGCCGTCTCCGCGCCATCCCGCACATCCAGTTCCTGCGCATCGGCTCGCGGATCCCGATCTTCCTTCCGCAGCGCATCACACCGGCGCTGTGCGACATGCTGAAGAAGTATCACCCGCTCTTCATCTCCGTTCACACCAATCACCCCCGCGAACTCACGCTGGAGGTGAAGGAAGGGCTTGGCCGTCTCGCCGATGCCGGTATCCCGCTGGGCAATCAGAGCGTGCTGCTTAAGGGAGTCAACGACTCGGTGGAGATCCAGAAGGCTCTCGTCCACAAGTTGCTCATGTGCCGTGTGCGGCCTTACTATCTTTATCAGTGCGATCTGATCCGGGGTTCCTCTCACCTCCGCACCTCCGTGTCGAAGGGTGTGGAGATCATCGAGGGCCTGCGCGGTCACACCACCGGCTACGCCATCCCGCAGTTCGTGATCGATGGCCCCGGTGGCGGTGGCAAGATCCCGCTGAATCCGAACTACGTCGTCCATCGCGATCATGAGAAGACCGTGCTGAGGAACTACGAGGGAGAGATCTTCGAGTATCCCGAGCCGACCCAGATTCCCTCGCAGGAGCTGGCACGGCTGAAGGATTGCGCGACCGGAATCGGCTGCGGAAGCTGAGGCCACCCCTGACGCCACTGGAATATGGTACAAAGTGCATGGAGCGCCGGACCTTCGCTACCGCTTCGTCATCGACATGGCCTGCCTCGCCGGGTGAAAAAGGCCGCGTGAGAATCCAGCGCGCGGGATCGCAGGCATCCACCAAAGGACCGGCCGAATGGTTCACCGGAACCGTTCGGATCGATCCCTTGTTCCAGCCGAGTGCCCCCGCGCGCACTGGAGCGACGCAGGTCACCTTCGAGCCCGGTGCCCGCACAGCATGGCATACCCATCCGCTCGGCCAGACGATCATCGTCACTTCCGGCTGCGGCCGGGCCCAGTGCGAGGGCGGGGCCATCGAAGTGATCCGTCCCGGGGATGTGGTCTGGTTCCCCCCGGGCGTGAAGCACTGGCATGGTGCCGGGCCGGAAACCGCGATGACCCATATCGCGATCCACGAGGCACTCGACGGCAAGACCGTCGATTGGCTTGAGCCGGTTAGTGACGAGGACTACGCAGCCTAGCGTTGCTCGGCTTTAGCAGCACGGATCACCTTGCGGTCGTTCATCAGGGGGTTCGTGCCGGCTTTCACTTCCATCGCGTCCGGCAATCCGTCGCGATCGCTGTCGCTGTCGGTGGCTGAAGTACCATGGGTCACGTACTCGGCGCGGTTGTCCAGCCCGTCCTTGTCCTCGTCCAGGTCGGGATCGAAGTAGTCGAAGATCCCGTCCCCATCCGAATCGGCCGCTCCCAGATCCAGCTCGAAGCTGAAGTCCTGATCCGGCGTGAGCAGATGGTTGTCGTAGATCGGTGAATAGCTTTTCACGATCACCGTCTTGTTGTCCGGCTGGAACTCCAAGGTGCGAAGGTAGCCCTCCCCGCCCAGCTTGCGGAACTGATAGTTCGCGAGCATCTGGTGCACGGGCTTGCCAGCATCGTTGTTGTCCACGCGGTAGCCCGTGCCATCTCCCAGCACGTGGCCGTTGAGGGTCATCACGAAGTTGTGCTTCTTCACGAGCTTTTGCCAGAGCTGCTCGCCATCGTTCTTGCCGCCGGGGGTTTGATATTTGTGGGGGTTGTAGGCCTGCGGGTTCGCCGTATCGGTGTGATCGTAGCGCAGGTCGTTGTTGTTCATGAAGGCATGCGTCACCAGGATGCCCTTACGGTCGGCGTGCTCGCTCATGATCCGGTTCGCCCATTCGACCGTGCTATCGCGCGGCCCCCATTCAAGACAGAGGATGATCCACTTCACGCCACCTGCCTCGAAGAGGTGGTAGGTGTTGTCCATCTTCCCGGCTTCCATGGCACCACCGAAGCTCGGCCAGTCGCGGTAGTACTCTTCGTGAAAGTAGTCGTTCAGGAAGGTGTCGCGCGTCGCCGCATTGCCACCCGGGCCGTAGTCGTGATTTCCCGGCACCAGCGCATAAGGCATCTTTCCATCCAGCATGCCCATCGAGCGGCGCGCGTTCTCCCACTCCGGAATCGAGTTCACGTTCACGATGTCGCCGAGATGCATTACATAGCGGATGTTCCGGGACCGGGCGTTGTGAAGGACCCATGAAGTCTGGGAATCGAAGACCCCCGGATAGTTCTGCGAATAAATCTGGGTATCCGGCAGCAGCACCAAGGTCCACGCGCCCTCTTTGATCATCGAACTGCCCGGCTGGGGTGTCAGATCCAAGGGCGGAGTCTTCCGATCCCGAACCAGTGCGGCATAGTGATAGAGATTGCGGAAGAACGGAGCATTGAACTCCCGCTGGCTTGCCGAACTCCGGTCCTCGCCGCTGGCGCCGTCCAGAATCTTGTCCACGCCCAAGGCGGAAACGAAGAAGCGGCCTTGTCCATAGGCACCCTCCATGAGTCCCGGCGTGCGCGCGTCCCGGTCACCCGAAAGGATCACCTCGAAGCCGAAGAACTGCACGAAAGATTCCCACTGCACGTTCTTCTGAAACCAGGTCTTCTCATCATCGCCGAGCGTGAAGCTCAGCTTGCTGCCATCCGCGGACTTTGGGACGCCTTCCAGAATCGGATGCTTCGGTGCGAGGATGTGGGAGGCCTTCGAGTCACTGTCGCTGCGCGTGGCATCCTGAGTGTCGGGCATAAAGGGAGGCTTGAGCTCGTCCTGATCCGCCTGAGCGAACTGGATCAGCAAGCCCGCGCGATCCACGTAGTCGTCCAGATCATCCGCATAGGCTGCCATGTAGTCCTTGTATGCCTTGGACTGGGACGCGAAGGAGCCAAAGGCGATGAGATCCAAGTCCGTTTCCGGATCCGAGCCGTGGACGTAGGGCGGACGGTCCAATGGAAGCGGCATCACGTGAAAGCCTGCCCGTCGCAAGAGCTCACCCAAGCCCGCGCGATGCGAATAGCGGTCGACTGTTTCGAAGACGTAGGCACGCAGACCTTCCGGATTCGCGGCGCCTTTTCCCGCGGAGGGATTCGCGGTCGGCCCGAAATTCGTGATCGGATCCGGAGAAGCCGGAGCTTTGACCGGTTCCGCGGCACCGAGGCAGAGAACACCGAGCAAAGGCAGGACGGTCACAAGAGCTTTCATGGGATAAGGAGTCGGCAAAGCTGCGGAAGCGCACCTCCGCCGGACGAAAGGAAACGGGTGACAAAGCATTCACCTTTCTCGCCCGCATTCCCGGAATGCGAAATGCAGTTGACGCCACGCCCTCGCTCTCGAGATTCCGCGCATGACTTGGAACGACCGCTTTCTCGATCTCTTCGACCGCTGCGTGAAACGCTATGAGTCCGGGGACAAGGATTTCACCGGCTACTATAGCGCCGCGGACTCCGCCCTGTTAGCCGAGATCGGGTACAAGCCGCGCGAGTTCTTCGACTTCGTGGAAGACTATTGCGAGGAAGGCCAGCCTTCCATCTCCACTGCCCTGCTGGTGGCCGCCGTCCGCCGCGATTACTTCCAAGTCGTGATGCAAGGCAAGCCGGGCGAGAAGGAGCTCACCCGCGATGACATCCCGACCTTCGGCGACGAGCTCGATGGCATTGCCTACCTGCCACGCATCCTGGCCAAGGCCCGCGCCAAGCTCCGCGGCGAGCTCGATCCCGACCTCATGTATGGCTGCGGTGGCGATCGGGCGTTCCTCGCCCGAAACGGCGACCTTCATCCCGCCGATTTCCTCCGCCGCGTCTGGGCGGCCGAGGACGACGACAGCAAGGTGCTGGCGTGGATCAAGGGTCAGTAGAGCCTACTTGCCGATCCAAGTCTTCTGAGGGATCTCCAAGACGTCTCCAGCAAGGACAGGCTCCGAAGCGGAAGTCGTATCCCCGAGATCGCACGGGAGGCTTCTCCCGTTTCGAACCAATCTGGCGCGCTTGACTGCGGCAAACTCGGTCACGCCGCCAGCTTTCTCCAGCGCCACGGCGAGGCTCATCCCTTCCGTAATCTTCACCAGTCCCGGCCTCCTCACATGGCCTCCCACCGTGACGACACCCAAGCTTCTCGGCAGCTTCGACCGATCCAGAGACTTGGCTGACTTCATCCTTGCGACCGTCGACTCGGATCTGAGTTCAGGGCAATCTGTCGAGGACTTGGCCAGGTCATCCCGTGATTCGGGACCCACCTGATGGGCGAGGCAGGCAGCACCGACTATTTTGCAGGTGATGGGATCCATACCCCGGATCTCTAGCAAATCACTTTGCAGAACAAAGTAAATTCTCCGGATGCTTTTTCCACGCCCGTCCTCTCCTTGAACGTTAATGCGCTACTTTTCCCAGACATGGCCGGTTCCTCGCTACGCTTTGCCTGACATCCAGCATGGATTCGCGCTGGCCATGAGCCCATCCATTGCCATCTTTTCGACAAGCCACTCATGACGACTGAAGAATTGCAGGACAGGATCGCCGCCACCAGCGGCTGGATCACCGCCGTGAAAGAGGAGATGGGCCGGGTTCTGGTGGGGCAGGAAGCCTTGGTGGACCGCCTGATCGTCGGCCTGCTCTGTAACGGCCACATTCTCCTCGAGGGCGTTCCCGGTCTGGCCAAGACGCTTGCAGTCAAAGCTCTCTCCGGCTCGCTCGACGCCAGCTTCGCCCGCTTCCAGTTCACTCCGGACCTCCTTCCCGCCGACTTGCTCGGCACCATGGTTTACAACCCGCAGGAAGCGAAGTTCTCGCCCAAGCTCGGGCCCATCTTCAATAACCTGATCCTCGCGGACGAAATCAACCGCGCCCCGGCGAAGGTCCAGTCGGCCCTGCTGGAGGCCATGCAGGAGAAGCAAGTGACCCTCGCAGACACCACCTACCGCTTGCCAGAGCCCTTCCTCGTTCTGGCCACCCAGAACCCGATCGATCAGGAGGGCACCTATCAGCTTCCGGAGGCCCAGCTCGACCGCTTCCTGCTCAAGGTCAGCGTGGGCTATCCCACCAAGGACGAAGAGCTGATGGTGCTCGACCGTATGGCGACCTCCGCGCCCCCCTATCAGACCAAGACCGTCGCGAGTCCCCAGCAGGTAGCCGAATCCCGCTCCCATGTGAACCAGATCTATATTGATCCCGCGGTTCGCGAATACATCGTCGATCTCATCCGCGCGACCCGCTTCCCGGCGAAGATCGATGCCGGTCTGAAGCACCTGATCCGCTCCGGCGCCTCCCCGCGCGGCACCATCAACCTGGCTCTAACAGCACGTGCCCGGGCCTTCTCCGCAGGCCGCGCCTTCGTCACGCCGCAGGATGTGAAGGACATGGTTCACGACGTCCTGCGCCACCGTATCCTGCTCAGCTATGAAGCCGAGGCGGAGGAGGTCACTACCGACCAGATCCTCGACCGAGTCCTCGCCAAGGTGCCGGTGCCCTAAAGAGACTGCAGACCATCAGACAGAAGACATCAGACTTGAGTAGAGATTTCCCAAGCGTGCCGCGGATGATGGCTGGTTCTCCAGTCTTCCGTCTGTCGTCTTCAAATCTTCCGTCTCAGCGTTTCTTATGACCGAGGACGAGCATATCGAGGAGGTGATGAACCGGGTCCACAAGCTGGAGCTAAAGGCCCGGCGACTGGTGCGTGAATCCTTTGCCGGTGAGTACCAGTCCTCGTTCCGTGGCCAAGGCCTCGATTTCGATGACTTCCGGGAGTACCAGCACGGCGATGAGATCCGCTTCATCGATTGGAATGTCACCGCGCGCATGGGTTCTCCCTACATCCGCAAGTTCCGCGAGGAGCGCGAGCTGGCCGTGATCCTGGCGGTGGACATTTCCGGCTCCTCCGATTTCGGCAGCGTCCATTTCAGCAAACGCGAAGCGGCGGCTGAAACGGCGGCCATTATCGGCTTCAGTGCCGCGGGCAATGGCGACAAGGTCGGGCTACTGCTTTTCGCGAAGGAGGCACAGTTTTTCGTCCCTCCCGCCAAGGGCACCCGCCATGTTCTGCGGATCGTCCGCGAGATCCTGATGGCCAAACCGGAAGATCCCGGCACCTCGATCACCGCGGCCTGCGACTTTCTGATCCGCACGCTCCGCCGGAAGGCCTTCATCTTCATGATCTCGGACTTCTTCGACGATCCGATCGACCGGCCGCTGGGCAAGCTCGCCCGCAAGCACGAAACCATCGCGCTACAGATCTCGGATCCCTTGGAGATGTCCCTGCCCAAAGCGGGCAGGGTGGTCCTCGCCGACCCTGAAACCGGCTGGGAGGTGCTCGTGAACACGAACAACGCCAACCTCCGCATGGGCTACGAGAAGCTGATGCGCCGCCAATTCGAAGGGGTCGCCGCCACCTGCAAGAAGCACGCGATCGATCACGCCCAGCTATTCACCGACCGCGATCGCCTCGGCGACCTGCACCGCTTGCTCAAGAAACGCGCTCGCAAGCGCACCCGTTGATTCCGATGGCAGAGCAAAAAGACGAAACGCTCATCCTCAGGGATCCGATTCCTGCCGAGCCCCTGCTTCCCGATCCCGGCCTGCCGCTCTGGGCATGGGGCCTGATCGGACTTGCCGTGGTCGCGTTGGTCACGGGACTCATCTATCTCCTGCGGAAGAAGCCTATCGGCGTGGTCGATCCCAACAAGGTTCGGGAAGAAGCCTACCGCCGCGCGGTCGCCGAACTGGACCCGAAGCCGGGGGAGACGATGCAGGAGGCCGCTACCTCCGTCTCGATCGCCTTGCGCCGCTATCTGGCCGTGGTTTCGGGCGATCCGGCACTTTTCGAAACTCACGAGGAATTTGTGGCCCGCCACGAGTCTCTGGCCTCCTATCCCGAGGACCTGCGGACAACTACCGCCGAAGGATTTTCCCATTTGGCGCGTTTGAAGTATGGTCCTGAAGCAAGTGGCGATCCGGTGGCGCTTTATACAGCGGCGCGTCAACTGCTTGACCGCCTCCACCAGCACCGGCCCGCATGAGGGATTTCCTGGAACATTTCAAATTCGCCCAGCCGCAGTGGCTTCTGCTGCTGATCCCCTGCGTCCTTCTTTTCGTCCTCCGCCGCGGTCGCGGGGCGGAGGCGGCCATGACCTTTTCCACCCTTTCCGTGCTGGTCAGCTTGGGCTCGAAGGTGCGCCGCTCGGCTTTTTCCTTCGGCATGCCGCTTGCCATCCTGGCCTTGGTCCCGGCGATCCTTGCCATGGCCCGGCCGGTATGGCGGAACGAGTATCATTCGAAGACCGCAAGCGGCATCGACATCGCCATCGCCTTCGACGTCTCCTTGTCGATGAGCATCGACGACTTCCATACCCCGGAAGGCCGCGCCCTGAAGCGCATCGACGCCGCCAAAGAAGTTGTCCACAACTTCATCGAGAGTCGTCCGGACGACCGCATCGGCATGGTCATCTACTCGGGACGTCCCTACTCCGTCAGTCCCATCACCCTTGACCACGACTGGCTCCTAAGCAGCTTCAAGCAAGTTAACTTGAACATCCTCAAGGAGATGGGGACAGCGATCGGCTCGGCCATCGCGGCCGCTTCAAGCCGCCTCGATTCCCGGGACGCCAAGAGCAAGATCATCATCCTCTGCACCGACGGAGCTTCCAACTCCGGCAAGATCTCGCCGATCGAGGCGGCCGAGAATGCCAAGACCCTGGGCATCAAGATCTACACCATCGCCATCGGCACCGAGGAAGGCCGTGTTTCCAGCGATATCCAGCGCTTCGCCCGCCAAGAATTCGACTTGCCAACTCTCCGGAAGATCGCGGCGATCACCGGCGGCCAGCACTACCACGCAAAGAGCGCGGAAGAACTCGCCAAATACTTCGACACGATCGACCAGCTCGAGAAATCCGAGACCATCTCCCGCACCGTCATCGAAGACGTTGAGCTTTTCCCGTGGTTTCTGGGAACCGCCGTGGTCGCTTCACTTGTCGCCGCATTCCTGCTGGCGCTCAACCCGCCGCCCTCGCCATGACCTTCGCCCAACCCGCTTGGTTCGCCCTGCTGTTGCTGGTGCCCCTGTTCACAGTGGGTGCCGTGCTGGTCGCGCGGCTGCGGCGGAAGCAATGGGCCGCCTTTGCCGCCCCGCGCCTGCGTCCCCGACTTCTGCGCCGCGGTAGCCCCCTGCCCCGCTGGCTCGCCTTTGGCTTCCTGATGCTGGCGGTGGTCTTGCTCGCCTTCGGACTCGCCCGCCCGCAGACAACCCGCGGCATGCAGACCGAAACCTCCCGCGGGCGGAATGTGCTGCTCGCGCTCGACCTCTCCCGGAGCATGCTGGTTTCCGATCTGAAACCCGATCGACTCACTCAGGCGAAGACACTCTGCTACGAGTTGATGGAAGCCCTGCCGAACGACCGGATCGGCCTGATCGGTTTTTCCGGTGAGCCCTACCTGTTTGCGCCCCTCACGGTGGATCACGCCGCGGTGCGCGAGACGATCGACCAACTCGACATGGATTTCATCCCGGTCGGAGGATCGAACCTCGAAGGCACCTTGGAGATGGCGATTAAGACCCTCAAGGAAACAGGTCAGAAGGAGAATGCCCTGATCGTCCTCAGCGATGGTGACGAAACCACCGGCCGGATGAGCAAGCTCGCGGCTGATGCCAAGAAGGCGGGCGTCTACATCTTCGCCATCGCCGTGGGTACCGAGAATGGCGACTACATCCCGAATCCGGACTATCCCGATGGCCGTCATCGCGACCGCTCCGGAAACGTCGTCCGCAGCGGCATCAATACCAGTGCTCTCAAGAAGCTCGCGGCAGATACCGGCGGGCGGTTCGCGGTCGCCACCTCCGCCGCCAGCATTCCCGAGATGGTGAAGACCGCGATCTCCGATTTGGAACAGTTCGAGATTGAAGGCCGTGATCGCTTTGTCCCGGTCGAGTATTACCAATGGTTCGTTCTGCCGGGGATCATCTTTCTCATCGCCTCGGTGATCGCCGGTACCCGCTGGCGCGGATTGGGACCAGCTAGCGCAGCAGCGGCTGCCGCTTTGATTTTCATCACACCGCAGCCAGCCCGGGCCGGAATGCATGAGGACGCGGGCAAGGCGCTCTCGGAAGGTCGCAACGAGGAGGCGGAGACGCTCTACGATCAACTGGCCGAGAAGTCGGGGCCCACCGACACAGGCTTCCGTTACCGCTTGGCCCAAGGCAATGCCGCGTTCCGCCAAGGACAAACGGACGTCGCCCGCCACGCCTATAGCGAGGCTCTGCGCTCGAACGATCCGAAGGTCCGCGCCGCCGCACACCATGGATTGGGAACCATTCTCTTCGACAACGGCTGGAAACGACTCTCCAACGGTCCCTCCTACCCGAAGATCGAGCCCCCGAAATCCGAGGCCAAGAACTCGGATCCCTTCAAGAAGATCGGCGACGCCCTGTCCGGAAAAGGTAATCCCGCAGCGACCAAAGATCCGATGGCCGCCTTCGACGAGATGGTGCGCCAAGCGATGTCCGAATGGATTCAGGGCGAGATTCCAGATGGCGGAGGCGATACCGCCGGTTTCGATCGCTTCAACAGCGTGCTCACCGATTGGGTGGACGCCGTGAAGCACTTCGAATCCGCGCTGGGCTATGACTCGTCGCTAGTTGACGCGGAGCACAACCGCACGCTCACCGTGAAGCATCTCAAGCGCTTGCGGGAGATTCTTGAAGAGGTGAACGAAAACGCCCAGCAGATCCAACCCGTCCCGGGACCCGGCGAGGGGGAGGACCAAGGTCAAGGCCAGCAGCCGGATGGCGAAGGCGAAGAGGGCGATCAAGAAGGCGAAGGCAAGGGCGGCGACAAAGAGGGCAAGGGCGACGGCGACGGCGAAGAAAAGGATCGGGACGGTAAAGGCGGCGATCACCCCGGCGACAAAAAAGAGGGTGAAGGCGACAAGGACGGTGGCAAGAAGCCTAAACCGGGCGAATCTCCGGAAGATGCCGCACGTCGTATCCTCAAGGAGAACGCCGATTTCGAAAAGGGTGCGCTCGGCCCCAATCGCATCGAGTACCGTCAACCTGACAAGGACTGGTAATTCATTTCAGCAACCGTGAAGCGACTTCTTTCCATTCTTTTCCTCGGTGCCCTGTTCGGCTCGGGAGCGATCTCCGCCGCACCGGTCGTGCAGGCGAATATCAGCAGCCGTTTCCTCATCACCGGCGAGCAGGCCACCTTCGAGGTGGTGGTGCCGGGTGAGGAATTCGACGGCAGCACCGTGCCGCCGATTCCGGAGGTGAAGGATCTGACCATCCGCCCGCTTGGCATCGGGCCGCGGCCTCGCTCCGGGCCGGGCCGCAGGATCGAGTATTTTTTCAACTACTCGGTGGTGGGCTACACCCCGGGGACTTTTACAATTCCCG
It encodes the following:
- a CDS encoding vWA domain-containing protein; this translates as MTFAQPAWFALLLLVPLFTVGAVLVARLRRKQWAAFAAPRLRPRLLRRGSPLPRWLAFGFLMLAVVLLAFGLARPQTTRGMQTETSRGRNVLLALDLSRSMLVSDLKPDRLTQAKTLCYELMEALPNDRIGLIGFSGEPYLFAPLTVDHAAVRETIDQLDMDFIPVGGSNLEGTLEMAIKTLKETGQKENALIVLSDGDETTGRMSKLAADAKKAGVYIFAIAVGTENGDYIPNPDYPDGRHRDRSGNVVRSGINTSALKKLAADTGGRFAVATSAASIPEMVKTAISDLEQFEIEGRDRFVPVEYYQWFVLPGIIFLIASVIAGTRWRGLGPASAAAAAALIFITPQPARAGMHEDAGKALSEGRNEEAETLYDQLAEKSGPTDTGFRYRLAQGNAAFRQGQTDVARHAYSEALRSNDPKVRAAAHHGLGTILFDNGWKRLSNGPSYPKIEPPKSEAKNSDPFKKIGDALSGKGNPAATKDPMAAFDEMVRQAMSEWIQGEIPDGGGDTAGFDRFNSVLTDWVDAVKHFESALGYDSSLVDAEHNRTLTVKHLKRLREILEEVNENAQQIQPVPGPGEGEDQGQGQQPDGEGEEGDQEGEGKGGDKEGKGDGDGEEKDRDGKGGDHPGDKKEGEGDKDGGKKPKPGESPEDAARRILKENADFEKGALGPNRIEYRQPDKDW